From a region of the Panicum virgatum strain AP13 chromosome 2K, P.virgatum_v5, whole genome shotgun sequence genome:
- the LOC120660395 gene encoding U3 small nucleolar RNA-associated protein 25-like, which produces MGKRKPMPSAAARGAKSRPKRPRSAKQGAELREGNPQLPEHDDAETVDTEPRAAETVQHEKKSNGGFQGLAQSDEDDTEDELGAPSGDDPGDTVNKGNDCFDETETSCSFHRHVSRVITDEEVKALTKQNSKFKWEMPAVDIPRSKWVGTGEKMQEGCDDHLHDVKGKLRDYWQHTLSNHLNSRMSFFSLCNSYRDIMHCNKKPFYLKRNGVDSSTMDAYIMHALNHVHRTRDVVIRNDAKLRNDANRDISDDNTYLDQGFTRPKVLFLLPFKKFARRIVKRLIQLSPLQQKNAMGPFKKEFGESDDEMDVPEHSTKPADFDLLFSGDIDDHFLFGIKLTKKSIKLYSNFYSSDIIVASPLALKRKIDGGEHGKEKDFDFLSSIEIVVVDHADVISMQNWAHLEAVFEQLNHLPSKEHGTNVMRIRPWYLDQHAQYYRQTILLSSYLTPEINALFNGLCFNYEGKIKMVTEYAGVLPKIQLEARQVYERFDASSIAEADDARFDYFCNKVYPKIQDLDEGGLLLFVSSYFEYIRISNFLKSKEASFCRIGEATSQQDISRSRLWFFEGKKKILLYSERSHFYHRYKIRGTNHLLIYSLPGRKEFYPELVNMLGESENRKCNVLFSRLDLLKLERIVGTSSARRLISSDKSMFVFC; this is translated from the exons ATGGGGAAGCGCAAGCCCatgccttccgccgccgctcgag GAGCCAAGAGCCGGCCAAAGAGGCCAAGGTCCGCGAAGCAGGGAGCCGAGTTACGGGAGGGGAATCCCCAACTGCCGGAGCACGATGACG CTGAAACTGTAGATACTGAACCCAGAGCGGCGGAGACTGTTCAGCATGAGAAAAAATCCAATGGAGGCTTTCAAGGCCTAGCGCAGAGTGATGAAGATGACACAGAAGATGAGCTAGGCGCTCCTAGTGGTGACGATCCAGGTGATACGGTAAACAAGGGAAACGATTGTTTCGATGAAACAGAGACTTCATG TTCATTTCATCGTCATGTAAGCCGTGTCATAACAGATGAAGAAGTCAAGGCATTGACAAAGCAGAACTCTAAATTTAAATGGGAAATGCCTGCTGTGGACATTCCAAGATCCAAATGGGTTGGAACAGGTGAAAAAATGCAG GAAGGTTGtgatgatcatcttcatgaTGTCAAAGGAAAGTTGAGAGACTATTGGCAACATACGCTTTCCAATCATCTAAATTCTCGAATGAGCTTCTTCTCTCTTT GTAATAGTTATCGTGACATAATGCATTGTAATAAGAAGCCATTTTATCTGAAACGTAATGGTGTGGATTCCAGTACTATGGATGCATATATTATGCATGCT TTGAATCATGTTCATAGGACACGAGATGTTGTCATTAGAAATGACGCTAAGCTTAGGAATGATGCCAACAGAGACATTTCGGATGATAATACATACCTTGATCAGGGTTTTACGCGCCCAAAG GTTCTTTTCTTGTTACCGTTCAAAAAATTTGCACGACGCATTGTGAAGAGATTGATCCAGCTTTCCCCGTTGCAACAAAAG AATGCCATGGGACCATTTAAAAAGGAGTTTGGTGAATCAGATGATGAAATGGATGTGCCTGAACATAGCACAAAACCTGCAGACTTTGACCTTCTTTTTTCTGGAGATATTGATGATCACTTTCTTTTTGGCATAAAATTAACGAA GAAATCTATCAAGCTGTACAGTAACTTCTATTCTTCTGATATCATTGTTGCATCTCCTTTAGCACTTAAACGT AAAATTGATGGAGGAGAACATGGCAAGGAGAAGGATTTTGATTTCCTATCATCAATTGAA ATAGTGGTTGTTGATCATGCAGATGTGATATCTATGCAG AACTGGGCGCATCTGGAGGCTGTCTTTGAGCAACTTAATCATTTGCCATCAAAAGAACATGGAACCAATGTGATGCGAATTAGGCCATG GTACTTGGATCAGCATGCACAGTACTATCGGCAGACAATACTGTTAAGCTCATATCTTACACCAG AGATTAATGCTTTATTTAATGGATTATGCTTCAATTATGAAGGAAAG attaaaatGGTGACCGAATATGCAGGTGTTCTTCCCAAAATACAACTTGAAGCGCGGCAG GTGTATGAACGGTTCGATGCATCTTCTATTGCCGAAGCTGATGATGCCCGCTTTGATTATTTCTGCAACAAG GTATATCCAAAGATTCAGGACTTGGATGAG GGAGGATTGCTGCTCTTCGTTAGTTCGTACTTTGAATATATTCGAATAAGCAATTTCTTAAAATCTAAGGAAGCGTCTTTTTGTCGAATTGGAGA GGCTACATCACAACAAGACATATCTCGGTCAAGACTCTGGTTTTTTGAGGGCAAGAAAAAGATCTTGCTTTATAGTGAGAGATCTCACTTCTACCACCGATATAAG ATCAGGGGTACAAATCATTTGCTAATTTATTCATTGCCAGGGAGAAAAGAATTTTATCCAGAG CTTGTAAATATGCTAGGCGAATCAGAAAACCGGAAGTGCAATGTCCTTTTTTCTCGTCTGGACCTTCTTAAG TTAGAGCGGATTGTCGGGACATCTTCTGCACGAAGGTTGATTTCCTCTGACAAGAGCATGTTTGTCTTCTGCTGA